One Bosea sp. 124 genomic window, CTCGGAACTGCGGCCAGATGTCGGGCGGGCAGCCGCCGCCCCAGGCGATCCGGACACCGTGATCGCGGTCCAGTTCGCCGACGGGCTGCTTCAGCAGGATCTGCAGGATGCCGCCGAGATAATGGATATGGCTCGCCCCCTCCGCCTTGACCTGGCTCCAGAACCGGCTGGCGCTGAAGCGGTCGACCATCGCCAGCGTGATGTCGCGGATCATCGGCAGGGCCAAGAGCTGCGCGCCGCCGATATGGTAGAGCGGCTCCCAGACGAAGAGCACCTCGCCGGGCCTCGCGGCGGAGACGCGGCCGACGCCCTCGGCGGCCAGACGCAGCATCCGGTGCGAGACGACGACGCCCTTGGGGCGCCCGGTCGTGCCCGAGGTGTACATGATCGCGAAGACGGCGTTGGGTGATGGCGCGGGCTCGTCGAAGCCCGCGGATCGGGCGAGGATCGCATCGAGTTCAGACCCCTGCCGCAGGATCGGCGGCGCTTCTGCCCCGGACAGCGCCTCCTCGACCAGCGCCGCGAGATCGGCATCGACCACGACGAGCTTCGGCTGCGGATGCGTCAGCAGATAGCGCAGGCCCTCGCCGCGCTGCTGCGCGTTGACCGGCACCCAGGCGATGCCGGCGCGCGCCAGACCAAAGACGACGGCGATCGTCGCGATCGAATTGCGCATCATCACTGCGACACGGTCGCCGGGCTCGAGCCCACGCTCGCGCAGATGCGCGGCGAAGGCAGCCGAGCGGCGCTCGATCATGGCGTAGCTCACCGCCTCGCCGCAGAAGCGGGCATAGATCCGCTGCGGGTCGCGCGCGGCGCGTGCGGTCAGGAGGCCAACAAAGCCGGCGTCGTCGTTGGGCGTCATGCTCGGTCGTTCAGTTCGCAAATCAGGAAGAGGAGGATGAGCGGAAGCGTTCCGCCAGCAGCAGCATCGCCGTCACCACGATGAAGACGACGACCGAGACCGCCGCCAGCGTCGGGTTGAGCTGCAGGATCATGTCGTCCCACATCTGCTTCGGCAAAGTGGTTTTCACGCCGCCGCTGATGAAGATCGCGATGGTGAGCTCGTCGAAGGAGGTGATGAAGGAGAACAGGAAGGCCGCGACGAGACCGCCCTTCACCAGCGGGATCGTCACGCCCGTCAACGTCTTCAGCCGGTTGGCGCCGAGCGTGGCGGCCGCCTGGTCGAGGCGCTGATCGTAGCTCTTCAGCACCGCCGCCATGGTGACGAGCGCGAAGGGAATGGCGAGCACGGTATGGCCGATGACGAGGCCGAGATCGGTCGCGACCAGCCCGATCCGCGCGAAGAGGTAAAACAGGCCAACCGCGATGACGATGCGCGGGACGATCATCGGCGCGAGGAAGAAGGCGAAGATCAGACCGCTCCAGCGCGTACGGCTGTTGGCCAGCGCCAGCGCCGTGAAGCCGCCGATGGCGGTGGCGGCGATCGCCGTCGCAAACGCGACGAGGAAGGAGCGGATCGTCGCCTGGATCCAGAGCGGCGATTCGAAATAGGTCCGGAACCAGGTCAGCCCATAGCCCGGCGGCGGAAATTCGAGGAATTGCGAGGAGGTGAAGGCGAGCGGAATGACGAGCAGAGTCGGCAGCACGAGGAAGCCGATCGCGAGCCAGCAGAAGGCCGGCAGGATGAACGCGCTGCCACGCCGTCCGAGCAGGCGCTGCGTCAGCGTCGAGACGGCACCGGCGACCCTGGCGACCAGCGCGAGAATGGCGAGGCCGAGATCGCGGATGCGCCCGGTACCGACCTGTGCCGAGCCCCCGGCGATGGTCGAGAGGCCGAAGAGCCGGTCGTAGAGCCAGCAGGAGAGCAGCGCCGCCGCCAGCATCATCGCCGCCAGCGCACCGGCGAAGGGCCAGTTCAGCAGCTCCTGAACCTGGGTGATGATGAGCTGCGCCAGCATCGTCTCGCGGCGCCCGCCGAGGAAGGCCGGCACGATGAAGAAGCCGAGCGAGGAGATGAAGACCAGCAGGCCGGCCGCCGCGACGCCCGGCAGCGACAGCTTGAAGTAGACCAGCCAAAAGGCATGCGCCGGCGAGGCGCCGAGCGTCTGCGCTGCCTGGACGAGCCGGCGGTCGATGCCGGCCATCACCGGCAGCATCGTCATGACGGCGAGCGGGACCATGGCGTGGACCATGCCGACCATGACGCCGAACTCGTTGTGCAGCAGCGGCAGCGGCTGGTCGACGATCCCTGAGCCGGTCGCCAGCGAATTGATGATGCCGCTGCGGCCGAGCACGATCATCCAAGCAAAGGTCTTGACCAGATAGCTGGTCCAGAACGGCACCATCACGAAGAGCAGCATGCGGCCGCGATAGAGGTCCGGCAGGCGTGACAGCCAGTAGGCCAGCGGATAACCGATCAGAAGCGAATACAGCGCCGTATAGCCGGCGATGCGGAAGGTGATGCCGAGGACGCGCAGATAGACGTCGGTCGCCGCGATCCGCTCATAGGTCGCGATCGAGAGGCCGCCCTTGTCGGGATCGACGAGGCTCAGGCCCAGGAGCTGCGCGACCGGCCAGGCAAAGAAGGCCGCCAGGAAGAGCAGGCCCGGTACGGCGAGCCAGAGCGCATTGAGGCGCAAGGCGCCAGCCTTCGCGCGCAGGCCGCCCGAGGTCGCGACCGCGCTCATGCGACGAGGACCGCCCGGTCGCGGGCCCAGCCGGCGACGATCTGCTCATGGATGGCGGGAACCGCGTCGTCGGGGCCGAGCCGCAGCACGAGTTGGCCGCCGTCGCCGAGCGTGGCGATGACGCGGGTCTCGGAGCCGGCATAGACGATCTCGCTGACGCGGCCGGTGACGGCGTTGCCGTCCGGCGCGCCCAGCCGCAGATGCTCGGGGCGGATGACGAGGGCCGGCTCGGCACACGGGCTCTCCGCCCCCTTCGGCAGCGCGAAGCGGCCATTGGCCGTCTCGAGCGAGCCATTGCCGTCCCAGCGACCGCGGAAGATGTTGGAAATGCCGATGAAATCGGCCGCAAAGGCGGTGCGCGGGCGTTCGTAGATCTCGCGCGGCGTCCCGAGCTGCTCGATCTTCGCATGGTTCATCAGGCAGATCCGGTCGGACAGCGCCAGCGCCTCCTCCTGATCATGCGTGACATAGACGATGGTGGCGCCGCTCTCGCGATGCAGCCGCTTGATCTCGATCTGCATGTGCTCGCGCAGCTTCTTGTCGAGCGCGCCGAGCGGTTCATCCATGAGAATGATCGAGGGCTGGTAGACGAAGCAGCGGGCGAGCGCGACGCGCTGCTGCTGCCCGCCGGACAGCTCGCGAGGGAAGCGCTTCGCGAGATGGCCGAGATGGACCATGGCGAGCGCATCCTCGACGCGTTTGGCGATCTCCGAAGCCGGCCGCCCGCGCATCTTCAGCGGGAAGGCGATGTTCTCCGCGACCGTGAGATGCGGAAACAGCGCGTAATGCTGGAAGACGAGCCCGATATCGCGTTGATGCACCGGCATGCGCGACTGGTCGCGGCCGTCGATCACCACCCTGCCCTCGCTCGCGTCGACGAGGCCGCAGATCAGTTGCAGCAGCGTCGTCTTGCCGGAGCCCGAAGGCCCCAGCAAGGTGAGGAACTCGCCCTCGGCGACGCTGAGCGAACTCGGTTCGAGGGCCGTGGTCGCGCCATAGCGCTTGCACAATCCCTCGACGACGAGCTTGCCCTCGACGGCGTGTTTCGCCTTCGTCGTCATCGCGGTCAGGTCAGCAGCCAAGCGTTGAAGCGCTCGGAGACCTTGGCGCGGTTGGCG contains:
- a CDS encoding AMP-binding protein, translating into MTPNDDAGFVGLLTARAARDPQRIYARFCGEAVSYAMIERRSAAFAAHLRERGLEPGDRVAVMMRNSIATIAVVFGLARAGIAWVPVNAQQRGEGLRYLLTHPQPKLVVVDADLAALVEEALSGAEAPPILRQGSELDAILARSAGFDEPAPSPNAVFAIMYTSGTTGRPKGVVVSHRMLRLAAEGVGRVSAARPGEVLFVWEPLYHIGGAQLLALPMIRDITLAMVDRFSASRFWSQVKAEGASHIHYLGGILQILLKQPVGELDRDHGVRIAWGGGCPPDIWPQFRDRFGVEIRECYGMTEASSITTCNDSGVVGSVGRPMPWFGVRLLGADGAPVAPGERGEIVVETDIEGAIFPGYLDNPEATAKALRHGALHTGDLGSFDGDGNLYFHGRMTDSVRCKGENVSAWEVEHVAAEHEDVEDCAMIGVASDVGEQDIKLFVKPREGAEVDAAALSDWLAARLAPYQNPRYIAFVEDFERTASQRIMKHRLSPRLDDAWDRTAPEMVR
- a CDS encoding ABC transporter permease subunit; the encoded protein is MSAVATSGGLRAKAGALRLNALWLAVPGLLFLAAFFAWPVAQLLGLSLVDPDKGGLSIATYERIAATDVYLRVLGITFRIAGYTALYSLLIGYPLAYWLSRLPDLYRGRMLLFVMVPFWTSYLVKTFAWMIVLGRSGIINSLATGSGIVDQPLPLLHNEFGVMVGMVHAMVPLAVMTMLPVMAGIDRRLVQAAQTLGASPAHAFWLVYFKLSLPGVAAAGLLVFISSLGFFIVPAFLGGRRETMLAQLIITQVQELLNWPFAGALAAMMLAAALLSCWLYDRLFGLSTIAGGSAQVGTGRIRDLGLAILALVARVAGAVSTLTQRLLGRRGSAFILPAFCWLAIGFLVLPTLLVIPLAFTSSQFLEFPPPGYGLTWFRTYFESPLWIQATIRSFLVAFATAIAATAIGGFTALALANSRTRWSGLIFAFFLAPMIVPRIVIAVGLFYLFARIGLVATDLGLVIGHTVLAIPFALVTMAAVLKSYDQRLDQAAATLGANRLKTLTGVTIPLVKGGLVAAFLFSFITSFDELTIAIFISGGVKTTLPKQMWDDMILQLNPTLAAVSVVVFIVVTAMLLLAERFRSSSSS